One Cheilinus undulatus linkage group 22, ASM1832078v1, whole genome shotgun sequence DNA window includes the following coding sequences:
- the si:ch73-335l21.1 gene encoding insulin receptor substrate 1-B, with protein sequence MESQAGEPQSCEDVRKSGYLRKQKSMHRRYFVLRTASERGPARLEYYESEKKFRGKAPVPKKAVALETCFNINKRADSKNKHMIVLYTRAESFAIAAENEADQDEWYQAMVELQCKSKNPTDNGAAGDYGVPNPGPAFKEVWQVKVWPKGLGQAKNLVGIYRLCLTEKTVNFVKLNSDAAAVVLQLMNVRRCGHSENFFFVEVGRSAVTGPGEFWMQVDDSVVAQNMHETLLEAMKALSEEFRQRSKSQSNSGPGGGATASNPISVPSRRHHPNPPPSQVGFSRRPRTEPPGGANGAAGATSANASPTPRHSFPRSRTASDGGKGEDGLAGTTPLQGPNSSPSTNGSCSTTPILRSKSVRSASTTAAKTPLGLMRSISTPAPSPAPSLSSSSGHGSEFGGVTSSASAGPSGAYSRVLSHRASVSGSPSDYGSSDEYGSSPGDHTLLPSPSLPGSSVGSTGSQSLGEEGANYILMGQRSGGGGSSNQGSLTSSSLPAPGTPSYGSQPQSRRVLRRSSSRECEAERRLLSKRASLPPMALERLAPRQRRAEEPADEDSADYAIMSRSTSRESFTSTSSSLQREPILSAGSAVGGGGYLDVAGEFRSEGAGGTSGTIDVVVDNGYMSMLPGVTQPPASLSQSAAVSVPDSDSKPGDDYMAMTPNNSVSPPQHIQPPPTSDGYMIMSPNSSCSPDQRGGLSGGAWVGSGSADSRAGSDYMNMSPISARSVNGSPPPPDHAGQSETSSQQQAPKMVYSYYSLPRSYKHNPTSGHFDDGPGRGRRPNGSCSRGMGGGRTIGGRQEQPAAGNSVVGRLSLSSSSYSSSSASSESLGETEDRAIQAASPMTGGVQSKDGTKPQQKRGSGGLSKQGSHTRSRPVSLFVDVSKANTLPRVRENPLPPEPKSPGEYVSIEFKGEKCSQTGVGVGRGRGLRHGLSLPQGSSNKHPQHRPTSCLGNFIPLSGSPSAPITPPAASEYVNMDLGPSPSPSPLTPLVFPSFHTPPTPPTLAHAPKACDEGATSPHEEGAEVAEASLRKSRESVPSVTESESPTSCGDYTEMAFSLNSNAVPRPSSSVSPKATSPTRTESTAPVLSRGLDFPLAKPGPNPDHGAKVIRADPQGRRRHCSETFLASPSLPTSTSTSSSSTASLFPEHAQAVARRLGFENMLWNNGAVTDNPTQFALAGQAPLSGNTQTSSTEQGLNYIDLDLANKETPHLGLDGPSGTQAASRLFSVLGGGSGVGGVSPAVSSSSSNLNTYASIDFYKSEELRTHQNGNKEGTEC encoded by the exons ATGGAGAGCCAAGCGGGCGAGCCGCAGAGCTGCGAGGACGTGCGGAAGAGCGGCTATCTCCGCAAGCAGAAGTCCATGCACCGGCGGTACTTCGTGCTCCGCACCGCCTCGGAGCGTGGCCCAGCCCGTCTGGAGTACTACGAGAGCGAGAAAAAATTCCGCGGCAAGGCCCCTGTCCCGAAGAAAGCAGTGGCTCTGGAGACCTGCTTTAACATCAACAAGCGGGCCGACTCCAAGAACAAGCACATGATCGTGCTGTACACCCGGGCTGAGAGTTTCGCCATAGCCGCGGAGAATGAGGCGGACCAGGACGAGTGGTACCAGGCCATGGTGGAGCTGCAGTGTAAAA gtAAGAACCCGACTGACAACGGTGCTGCAGGGGACTATGGAGTGCCAAATCCTGGACCTGCTTTCAAAGAGGTGTGGCAGGTGAAGGTGTGGCCCAAAGGCCTGGGCCAGGCCAAGAACTTGGTGGGCATCTACCGCCTTTGTCTGACTGAAAAAACGGTGAACTTTGTCAAGCTTAACTCAGATGCTGCAGCCGTGGTGCTGCAGCTGATGAACGTCCGACGCTGTGGCCATTCAGAGAACTTTTTCTTTGTTGAGGTGGGACGCTCTGCTGTGACAGGCCCAGGCGAATTCTGGATGCAG GTTGATGACTCAGTGGTGGCCCAGAACATGCATGAAACCTTGCTAGAAGCCATGAAGGCCCTGAGTGAGGAGTTCCGACAGCGTAGCAAGTCACAGTCTAATTCCGGTCCTGGAGGAGGTGCTACTGCATCTAACCCCATCAGTGTTCCCTCACGCCGCCACCACCCAAACCCTCCTCCCAGCCAGGTAGGCTTCTCCAGGCGGCCCAGAACTGAGCCTCCAGGAGGAGCTAATGGGGCGGCAGGGGCCACTAGTGCCAATGCTTCTCCCACCCCGAGGCATAGCTTTCCCAGGTCTCGCACTGCCAGTGATGGGGGAAAAGGTGAGGATGGGTTGGCAGGGACCACACCGCTTCAAGGCCCGAACTCCAGCCCCTCGACTAATGGGTCTTGCTCTACCACCCCAATCCTCAGGTCAAAATCAGTTCGCTCAGCCAGTACTACAGCTGCTAAAACTCCTCTTGGGTTGATGCGTTCCATCTCTACACCAGCACCCTCTCCAGCCCCAAGCCTCTCTTCTAGCTCTGGACATGGCTCAGAGTTTGGGGGGGTAACATCATCTGCAAGCGCTGGTCCATCTGGTGCCTACAGTCGTGTCCTCTCCCATCGTGCGTCTGTCTCAGGCTCCCCAAGTGACTATGGCTCCTCAGATGAATATGGCTCAAGTCCTGGAGATCACACGCTCCTACCCTCACCAAGTCTCCCAGGAAGCTCTGTGGGTAGCACTGGCAGCCAGTCCCTCGGGGAGGAGGGGGCTAACTATATCCTCATGGGGCAacgtagtggtggtggtggcagcagtAATCAAGGCAGCTTGACATCAAGTTCCCTGCCAGCACCAGGAACACCTTCTTACGGCTCGCAGCCCCAATCCAGGAGAGTCCTGCGCCGCTCCTCCAGTCGTGAATGTGAAGCTGAACGTAGGCTCCTAAGCAAGCGGGCCTCGTTACCTCCTATGGCTCTGGAGAGGCTGGCCCCACGTCAGCGCAGAGCAGAAGAGCCGGCAGATGAAGATTCAGCTGACTATGCCATTATGTCGAGGAGCACTAGTCGAGAGTCCTTTACGTCCACTTCTTCATCTTTGCAGAGGGAACCTATCTTAAGTGCTGGGTCAGCTGTGGGAGGAGGAGGGTATTTGGATGTGGCAGGTGAGTTTAGAAGTGAAGGCGCTGGAGGAACAAGTGGGACAATAGATGTAGTTGTGGACAATGGGTACATGTCCATGCTTCCTGGTGTCACCCAGCCTCCAGCATCCCTGTCCCAGTCAGCAGCTGTCTCTGTACCAGACTCAGATTCCAAACCAGGGGATGATTACATGGCTATGACCCCAAACAACAGTGTGTCCCCTCCACAGCACATCCAGCCTCCACCAACTTCTGATGGCTATATGATAATGTCACCAAATAGCAGCTGCTCTCCTGATCAACGTGGAGGTTTGTCTGGAGGAGCTTGGGTAGGCAGTGGTAGTGCAGACAGCAGGGCAGGGAGTGACTATATGAACATGTCTCCAATCAGCGCACGCTCTGTAAATGGCAGCCCCCCACCTCCTGATCATGCAGGTCAGTCAGAGACGAGTTCTCAACAGCAAGCCCCCAAAATGGTGTACTCTTACTATTCCCTTCCTCGGTCTTACAAGCATAATCCCACTTCTGGTCACTTTGATGATGGGCCTGGGCGAGGTAGAAGGCCCAATGGGAGTTGTAGTAGGGGAATGGGTGGAGGTAGAACTATAGGAGGACGTCAGGAGCAACCAGCAGCAGGCAATTCTGTGGTTGGACGCCTGTCACTCTCGTCGTCCTCATATTCTTCAAGCTCAGCCAGCAGTGAGAGCCTTGGAGAAACAGAGGATCGAGCCATCCAGGCAGCAAGCCCCATGACTGGGGGAGTTCAGTCCAAAGATGGGACTAAGCCCCAGCAGAAACGAGGATCTGGTGGGTTGTCCAAGCAGGGCAGCCATACTAGAAGCAGACCAGTGAGTCTGTTTGTTGATGTATCCAAGGCTAACACCCTTCCTAGGGTCCGTGAGAACCCCTTGCCCCCAGAGCCTAAGAGTCCCGGGGAGTATGTAAGCATTGAGTTTAAAGGGGAGAAGTGCAGCCAGACTGGGGTTGGCGTAGGGCGTGGCAGGGGTCTGAGGCATGGCTTATCATTGCCACAAGGCTCAAGCAACAAGCATCCTCAACATAGGCCAACTTCTTGTTTAGGAAACTTCATCCCCTTATCTGGTAGTCCCTCTGCACCCATCACTCCCCCAGCTGCCTCTGAGTATGTCAACATGGACTTAGGTCCTTCTCCATCCCCTTCACCCCTTACCCCACTGGTTTTCCCTTCTTTTCACACGCCTCCAACACCTCCAACTCTTGCTCACGCTCCTAAAGCCTGCGATGAGGGTGCTACCAGTCCTCATGAAGAGGGGGCTGAAGTGGCTGAGGCTTCACTTAGGAAAAGCAGAGAAAGCGTCCCATCGGTGACTGAATCTGAGTCGCCAACCTCATGTGGAGACTACACGGAGATGGCCTTCAGTTTGAATAGCAATGCCGTCCCAAGGCCATCATCCAGTGTGTCACCAAAAGCTACTTCCCCCACCAGGACTGAGTCTACTGCCCCTGTGCTGTCACGGGGTCTAGACTTCCCTCTTGCCAAGCCAGGACCCAATCCTGACCATGGGGCTAAAGTAATCCGGGCCGACCCTCAAGGACGTAGACGGCACTGCTCAGAAACCTTCCTTGCTTCACCATCCCTCCCCACCTCTACCTCTACATCCTCTTCCTCCACTGCATCCCTCTTTCCAGAACATGCCCAAGCTGTGGCTCGCCGGCTGGGCTTTGAAAACATGCTGTGGAATAACGGTGCTGTAACTGATAACCCTACTCAGTTTGCCCTTGCTGGACAGGCTCCTCTTTCCGGAAACACTCAAACTTCATCAACAGAGCAAGGACTCAACTATATAGACTTGGACTTGGCCAACAAAGAGACCCCCCATTTGGGCCTGGATGGACCCTCAGGTACTCAAGCAGCCTCTCGCCTCTTCTCTGTACTGGGTGGAGGTTCTGGAGTTGGTGGAGTAAGTCCAGCAgtaagcagcagcagctcaaaCCTCAACACTTACGCCAGCATCGACTTCTACAAATCAGAGGAGCTACGGACGCACCAGAATGGAAACAAGGAGGGAACAG